The sequence CGGCCAGACAGGCGAGCAGCGCCGCGCGGCCCTCCTGGCCGGCGACGATGACGTCCGCGTCGCGGGCCTCCTGGATGAGCCGCCAGAAGAAACGCGGGAGCATCTTCCGCTGGTAGAAGAAGGCCTCGGTGCCCCAGACGACCTTGGTGTGCTTGGGAATGCGGTCCGACTGGCTCGTCGGGTGCGGCTGGTGGTGGAAGAACATCTTCGTGGCGAACCGCTTCGGGTTCAGCCCCGCCAGCACGTTGCACACAGAGCGCTCGATGCCCCCGGAGCCCAGGAACACCAGCGTGAAGAGCACGCGCTTCTTTTCCGAGGCTTCGGTGGGTCCATCCAGTCGCTGTGCGAACATCAAGCCTCACTCCAAAGGCAGCGGCACGGTAGCCCAAGGGTGTTGGGGCGCCAAGGTAAGCCCTAGCGTCCGGCCTCTCTTGAAGCAACCGTGCTGAAGGAAGGCCTTGCGTCATCTCTCGGATAGGCTTCGCTAGCGGCCCGTGCCGTCCTCCACCGTGAAAACGCGCTCCCGTCCCCTCCTCCTCGCCGTCCTGCTGCCCCTCGTGGGCGCGCTCGCCTTCGTCGGTTATCTCGCATTCCACGGATACCGAATCGGCCAGGGCCTCTTGCACCCTCCCCACGTGCCGGTGGAGCGCCCCGCGGCCACGGGCGAGCTGGCGGGGCTCACCGACGTGGCCTTCACCAACTCGGACGGGCTGACGCTGCGGGGCTGGTACGTGCCCTCGCGCAACCGGGCCGCGGTGGTGCTCGTCCACGGCTTCGCGGACAACCGCACGCAGCTGCTCTTCGAGGGGCGAGCGCTGGCCCGGGCGGGCTTCGGCGTCCTCCTCTTCGACCTGCGCGCGCACGGCGAGAGCGACGGAGACCGGGTGACGTGGGGCGACGGCGAGCGGCACGACGTGAAGGCGGCGCTGGACTTCGTCATCGCGCGCCCGGACGTGGACCCGGCGCGGGTGGGGCTGTTCGGCTTCTCCATGGGCGGCACCACCGCGCTGCTCGTCGCCAGCGAGGACACGCGCGTGAAGGCGGTGGCGGCGGCGGGGGCCTACCCCGCGCTCGAGGCGGACGTGTACTCGGGCTATGGCCGCTGGGGCGCGCTGAGCGCGGAGCCGGTGCTGTGGACGCTGCGGCACGCGGGCGTGGACGTGAAGGCGGTGCGCCCCATCGACGGCATGTGCAAGCTCCAGGGACGGCCGCTGCTGCTCGTCAACGGCGACGTGGACCCGGATGCGCCGGCCAAGCTCCAGGCCAGCCTCTTCCGCGCCGCCTGTGAGCCCAAGTCGCTGTGGGTGGTGCAGGGCGCCGGCCACGGCCAGTACTCGAAGGTGGCCCCCGAGGAGTACGAGCGGCGGCTGCGCCAGCACTTCACCCAGGCGCTGCTCGGCGCCGGCTGAGGCCTGACGCCGACACGGCGGGCTGACGCCCTGCTCCGAGGCGGCCGGCTGACGCCTGACTCCGGGAGCGCGCGCTGACGCCCTACTCCGGGGCCGCCGGCTCCCAGCGGGGCTCCGCGCCGAGGGCGGGCCGCTCCGTCAGCAGTTCGTGCGGGCGGAAGCCGCCCTTGTAGCGCAGCGACGTGCAGGCCTGGACGCGGTAGCCCAGGTAGACGTGGGGGATGCCGCGCTCGCGGGCCAGTTCCACCTGGCGCACCACGTTGGCGGTGCCGAGCGACAGGTGCGCGTAGGCCGGGTCATAGAAGAAGTACACGGCGCTCCACGCGCGGGGCGTCTCGTCGCACAGGCCCACGCCCACCAGCCGGGGCCCGCCCTCCGCGCCGTCGTCGTACCAGGCCAGTTCGCGCGCGGACGGGTGCGGGAAGGAGAACTGGAGCGAGTAGTCGCGCGCCGTTATCGGCGACGGGTTCCACTCGCGCGAGGCCTCGCGCTCCGCGTGCCACGCGCGGTACAGGGCCATCCGCTGCGCGTCCACGCGGGGCGTGCCCACCTCCACGCGCAGGTGGGCGCAGGCGGCGCGGGCGCGGCGCTGGCTGCGGTTGGGGCGGAAGCCGTCCACCGGGATGCGCAGCGAGACGCACTCGTTGCAGGCCACGCACGCGGGCCGGAAGTACACCGGCCCGAAGCGGCGCCACCCTCGCACCAGCAGGTGCTCGTACTCCTCCGCCGTGACGTCCTGCATCACCAGATTTTCCAGGGAAGCCTCCCGCTCCGGCAGGTAGCTGCAGGGACGGGGGTCCTCGACGTCGTGTGCCAACAGGAGGGCCATGTGCGCCCTCGTTCCTGTCCGGCGACCGCTCCGGCGTCAAGTCGTCGACGGCGGGCCCGGCCGCCTTGCGTCCGGCAGGCCTCGCGCGGCTGCCCGGACACGGCGCCGCGATGCGTCCTGCCCCGGAGGGCGGGCTGGCATGCGGACTGCAACATATCTGCGTGCCGCCCGCGGGGGGGCAGGAGGACTCTGATGGCACGTGACAGCATGCATCCCTGGCTGGACCGCGTTTCATACGGGGAAATCGAGGGAACTGGGGTCTCTCCACGCTCTATGCTGGGTTTCCGGGATTGGGATGGGACCGAGATGTCCCTCGCCTCCCGCGCGGACGTCCGACCCGCAAACCCTGACAGTCCTGCCCTACCTGCCACGGCTTCCTCCCAGGTCATGGACGACACGGAGTGGGGCCAGGACGACTTCGACTTCACGGTCGCCAGCTACTGAGCGGCCGGGGCCACGCGTCCACCTGCAACGGTGACGCGTCGGCAATGAACGCGCGAGGGCCCTTCCCTGGCGCAGCTTCTGCGCCATCCGCGCAGCGCGCTTTTCCCAAGAAACCAGCATCCAAGCAGGCAACGCGGAGCGCGCGTGAGCAGACAGGCGCGCGACATCCGTGTCCGGGAAGGCGTCTTCCCGGCCGTGGGCGCCAGCGCATATAAGTCCCGGCATGTCAGCGATTGATGTCTCGGTGGTGATGCCCACCCACAAGCGAGAGAAGGAAGTGGTGGAGGCCATCCGCTCCGTGCTTCGGCAGGAGGGGGTGAACGTGGAGGTCATCGTCCTGGACGACACGCCCGAGGGCACGGCGCGCGCCTCGGTGGAAGGCATTGGCGACGCGCGGGTGCGCTACCTGGTGAATGACCCGCCCTCCAAGGGCCGCCCGGCGGTGGTGCGCAACTACGGGGCCACGCTGGCGAAGGGCCGCTACGTGCACTTCCTCGACGACGACGACATGCTCGCGGAAGGGGCGCTGCACGCCATGGTGAGCGCGCTGGACGCGCGCCCTGACGCGGGTGTCGCGGTGGGCTGGGTGGTGCCCTTCGGCGACGACGCGGACTGGCTCAAGGACAAGAGCGACTACTTCCAGTGGGCGGCCCGGGTGGGCGCCAGCACGCCCAACAGCGCGTGGACGGTGGCGCACATCCTCTTCCGCGGCACGCTTTACGTGAATTCCGCGTGCATGGTGCGCCGCGAGCACTTCGGGCCGCTGGGCGGCTTCGACGCCTCCATTCCCGTCTACGAGGACGTGGACTTCTACCTGCGCGCCATCCGCGCCTTCGGCCACGTCTACGTCAACCGCCCCATCCTGCACTACCGCACGGGCCGGCCCTCGCTGATGCACAACCTGGGCAAGGACGGCACGCTGGTCATGCAGTCCAACGAGATGATTCACGGCAAGTACCGCAAGACGAACGGCATGCTGGAGTACCGCGCGCTGCAGTTGCTGATGCGCGCGCTGCCCTTCGACGTGGCCAAGAAGCTGCCCTTGCGGCTGCCGAAGCAGGGACGCGCTTCATGAGCCTCAAGAGCCGCCTCGTCGGCACCGCGAAGCGCCAGGTGAAGGAGACGCTGCGCCCGGTGCTGCAAAGGGCCATGGCGCCCTCGCGGACCTCCATCCCCGCCTCCCACTGGGGGCTGGAGCACCGCCCCGGCCAGGGCCTGTGCCTGGAGGGCGTGCCGCTGAAGGAACTGACGGCCCGCTGGGGCTCGCCGCTCCACGTGGTGCACCTGGACGCGCTGAAGCGCAACGTGCAGCGCTTCCTCGCGGTGCCTCCGGGCCGCGCGGGCGGGGCCGAGGTCTACTACTCGTACAAGACGAACCCGGTGCCGGGCGTGCTGTCCTTCATGCACGGGCTGGGCGTGGGCGCGGAGGTCATCTCCGCGTACGAATTGTGGCTGGCGCTGAAGCTGGGCGTGGCCCCCGAGCGCATCGTCTACAACGGCCCGGCGAAGTCCGAGGACTCGGT comes from Pyxidicoccus parkwaysis and encodes:
- a CDS encoding alpha/beta hydrolase: MKTRSRPLLLAVLLPLVGALAFVGYLAFHGYRIGQGLLHPPHVPVERPAATGELAGLTDVAFTNSDGLTLRGWYVPSRNRAAVVLVHGFADNRTQLLFEGRALARAGFGVLLFDLRAHGESDGDRVTWGDGERHDVKAALDFVIARPDVDPARVGLFGFSMGGTTALLVASEDTRVKAVAAAGAYPALEADVYSGYGRWGALSAEPVLWTLRHAGVDVKAVRPIDGMCKLQGRPLLLVNGDVDPDAPAKLQASLFRAACEPKSLWVVQGAGHGQYSKVAPEEYERRLRQHFTQALLGAG
- a CDS encoding glycosyltransferase family 2 protein, whose translation is MSAIDVSVVMPTHKREKEVVEAIRSVLRQEGVNVEVIVLDDTPEGTARASVEGIGDARVRYLVNDPPSKGRPAVVRNYGATLAKGRYVHFLDDDDMLAEGALHAMVSALDARPDAGVAVGWVVPFGDDADWLKDKSDYFQWAARVGASTPNSAWTVAHILFRGTLYVNSACMVRREHFGPLGGFDASIPVYEDVDFYLRAIRAFGHVYVNRPILHYRTGRPSLMHNLGKDGTLVMQSNEMIHGKYRKTNGMLEYRALQLLMRALPFDVAKKLPLRLPKQGRAS
- a CDS encoding arginyltransferase, producing MALLLAHDVEDPRPCSYLPEREASLENLVMQDVTAEEYEHLLVRGWRRFGPVYFRPACVACNECVSLRIPVDGFRPNRSQRRARAACAHLRVEVGTPRVDAQRMALYRAWHAEREASREWNPSPITARDYSLQFSFPHPSARELAWYDDGAEGGPRLVGVGLCDETPRAWSAVYFFYDPAYAHLSLGTANVVRQVELARERGIPHVYLGYRVQACTSLRYKGGFRPHELLTERPALGAEPRWEPAAPE